The Rhipicephalus sanguineus isolate Rsan-2018 chromosome 4, BIME_Rsan_1.4, whole genome shotgun sequence DNA window AAGAAAATGTaaaatgacgtcttcaagaaggctgcttgttgggcgagttgttatTGCACACTGGTAGGGCTGCGTTTAAGAGGGTCTGCAACCCCCCTACCGCCTCTTGAaaaaactctgatgggcgagagaaagagaacgagataaaagaaaagaaagagagagaaagtaagaaagaaaaaaagaatgaagagaaCTTCTAGGGGGAAAATTTTTCTTGGGggggcgagattcgaacccgcgtatccaaGGTACGAAGACGAGCGTTAACCTCCAGCtaaccaggcacgctagcagagcatagcatagcattgtatagtatagtatagcaagggggtgggaagggaagcgagggtgaggaggagggagaggaggaggggagaacgagtagagaaatagacagagatagatggcgagagaacgattacagagagagagagagagagagaaagaaagacatacaaagaaggagaaaaatagacagaaagaaaggggagaaagtgagaaatagatagaaagaaagaaatagatacaaaagaaagagataggaagaaacagatacaaaaataagatagaaaaaagagagcacGCATAGCCATTTATAGTATAGAATCGCAAGAGGTGGAAAAGAGAAAGGTGAGAGGTAAAAGGCTAGCCAagccaggaaggaaggaaggaaggaaggaaaaacaagcggacagacagggaggttagccagttcttggACCGGCTGGCTACCATGTGCTGGGGGAAgcggtaagggggataaaagatgatagaatagaggaccagctaggtgacaccagctctgctgtgacccagcctcgtGCATCTTAGGgcaagctgcgctaacttttctctctctctctctcagtgtaaCCTTAATGAAGCAACACCTTGTCGCTAGAAGCCACCAGATTACGCTCTTCACTCCTCACACTTTAGAAGAGATTCAGCAACTTGTGGcgctgacaattgggcgagttggtacagatgcatggcttcagaacggcgcaacaaggaagacgaaaagacgaaagatcacacgtgTGTGTGATATATACACGTGTGTGTATTATCTGCTCTGTGTGATATGGAATAAAcattagttgtgagtcggcgcttgtattcgtgtgatctttcgtcttttcgtcttccttttgcgccgttctgaagccatgaaCTTGTGGCGGCTGACAATGTAATTGGCAACATGCGCAGTTATCAGTCTTAGAGCTACAAAGCCCTTCGCTTTGTCACTCAGCAGTATGCTGTAGCTTTCATCCGTGGTTATGCGTACTACTGTCCCTGGCAGCGTGCAATagcacgtacaaaaaaaaaacttcgtacGTATTGTATGTATCGTATTCAGTAAGTCTGTAACCTGATGCTGACATAGAGGTGCTCAAACTCAATGTAAACGAATAGAAGGACTGCAAAACACTGAATGTCCAAGATAAAGTGGTAAGAGCTTCGTCAagctgcctaaaagcagctttttctcgcACTCCTCATGTTCTGTGCTGCATAATAAAAAACGCCTACTTCTACGTTTATGTGTTTCTATTTCAACCGGATGTTAGTTGTGAATCAGTTATTCTTGTTCGCTTATTTGTACAAGCGCTGCACGATCAACAAGACGAATGCAAAGCAACTAGCTCAGTTGACAATTTAATGtcattagattttttttttcttaagatatGCGGGCAGCCAGATTGACGGATCATTCAGCTTACAGAAATGTTCAATCTCTTGGTGAGCTCTCCCGCTATCTTCGTAATAACGGCGTGTACCCATTATTATGCTCACATACTTACATACCTAAACTACAGGTTTCAAACTGCCGCGAGGAGAAACTGTCGTCTGAGTCTTGTAAATGGCGTATGTTAACGACGCGCACATGAAATGACATTTCTCGGCACCTTTGATGCTAACCGCGTATGATATGCTGCCCAACCTATAGGAACAATAACCCTTCCAGGAAGGCACGAAATCAGTGGAAGCCTTTCGCGGCTTGCCGGAGTATATGCACTCCGTCAACATCCACACAGCTGATACGTTGCGCCCCGACTTCGCCACATATCCGCAGAAATCGAGATACTCTTGGTTCAACATTCAATGCTGGAACTGTCCTTTTCTTCGACACGGTGAAAAGCTTCTTGTCGCCGGCGCCGCATGTCGCCTAGCATAAGGAAGGCCACGTATAATTGGGAAGAAAAGCCTGGAAACGATGAGTGTAATATACGTAGGGCTCCTGGTTTttggttttatccgaaaaaatacaataaacattcgccggcaaaatttttgacaattcggatttatccgataaactccgatttcaagggccaatatgacctggttccgttctttatcgaaagggcaagttctaagcgctcattcatacatcttctggtttgaccgatttaacgTTTACCGCACGTAGcagtattaggcgacgtagctagctgtattgtgctccgactcagcttcctacatgcagaagcttcacaaggacttgcaactgtccaaccccgaattcaaggcgcttcacttcaaagatccgtgccacctactcaacaacgctctggaggatggaatcaacACAAGCTCGTTTAATGTAGTTCatgattttgttgtgcactttacCGCCCTGTTgaggtcgtcgcgggagctgcgccgtaagtttggtcttgtgtgcttggccatgggcatgtccatcaagtcgctgaaaaccgtatgtccgtcgaggcggttctctttttatgaagctctagaagatattttggactacagGTGCGCCATTTTgcctttcttgagaagcgacgaagccaagggaacgaagtgtgagaagctcaagagtcttatttcattgCCTGAAGCTGTGcccgacttgctcgttaagatgaggtttctgaagacccatTCGTGAGCCCTGCTGTCAAttattaaggaacttgaggcagagactgctagagagtaccctggtacaagTTTATTCCATGCTGGAGGTTCGTTTGTACGCactcatcaatcaatggcgtgatccaaacGAGGTATTCGCAACAgacgtcacaagtctgttggacctccatgacgagactgaccgcttaacgacagtcatagactttcacggatactaggCTGCTGACGCCAAAaggtggagacagacatctgagaggaacctgtgcgatcaactccagtacaccaaagaatcattttggtactgtgttcaaattgtgaatccaaatgtgaagcatgagctgctcTGCGTGTTCagaacctatgcgcctattttttaattagtgcttcttgaaactgacgacatgagccagcacCTGAGTGATTTCGCGAAGTATCAGTgttatgaaatatgtaacattgttgaacccctgtcgttttggagacttcaccaTGTCCAGTGGCCactgctttctcgctgcgcgctgcgtcttctggcacttccagtttctagcgctaacgttgaaagggcattttcaaagctgagagtcgtcaatcgaaaggagcgcgcttcgatcactgacagaaacctcgcaaagtatgcttgcgtgttttacaataagctttaagcataaggttgttatacgcacaaatacaggtgttatgTGTACAAGTATTTCGCTTGAGCGTATATTTTTTTGTGTATTCAATTCTTCCAGAAAAAAATTGTGCTTCGCCTGTagtgatgttttagtattcataTATGAATCGATCTGAGATTATAGGGTTTccagaataatgcaaaactcctaATTTAGGAGAATCGGGGATTTacaagaaataaactccgataatcGCGAATTCCCggcaaaaatataaactccgataaacacccgccgattttcaaaaaaaaaaaataaacaccgaaaacacggagccctaattacACGTTAGCGATTCCTAAAAAGCCGCCATTCTAACGCTTGCGATACTTCGCAACCTCGCCGACCGAAGCGAGCGCATTTGGGACTGAATAATGAACATTCTGCAGTGCGCATGTGCTCATTAGCCGCgcatttctgtttctttcatcACATCGGCTTCATTGCTTATAACGCTCCTGCAGGTGGGCAGTGACGTGTATAGTGTATGTGGCACATATTTGTACGCCACTCTGAGCCAAACAAAATATTTACGAGGACAAGAAGGAGATGCACCTTGAGTTCGTCCGGCAATCTACAGTATAAAGTGCGTGCTTCAGCTATGCGCCGTGGAGCGATTAAGGACAACTAATACGCCATAAACGTCGTTCGGGAATCGCTGCGATTAGAGTATATATACCACTGCTCCTTTTTTACGGTGCGAGTTCTTCTTCCCACCGGATTAAGCTGCGTCTGGTCTTACTACGTACTCCGTGCCGTCGGGACACCGAACGAAAGGACACCTCTTGGAACGAAAGCGCTTCGTAACGGTGTGTCATTCTGTTAAGAGACCGGGAAGGCAACGTGTGTTCATCTTTCAACAAAACTGCTTGCTAAATTTGTTGCTAAAGCGTTCCGTCTAGCCGTGACTCGCACAACTCACACTGAAGACACCCATCAGAAATCAAACCGTGAGAACACGGCATGACTTACCACGTTTATTATTGGGTCGAAGTAAGACTGAAATACTTAAAGATGTGGAATGGAGTAGTAGCGTATGCTATAGTCGTATTCGGAGCATGCCTTATTCTCCTGCACTTGACGAGCCGTGTCCCCTACCGCGGTTACGTTCAAGAACCTGCGACCGCTGTGCCATCTAATATCTTGAAGGGTTTAACAGTTGAGCCCATTTCCCTTCACCATTCTGATAGCTTGAAGATTTCAACAGCCGAGCACACTTCCGCTGAGCCTTCTTCTAGGTTGAACATGTCAACAGCTGAGCCCACTTCCGCTGAGCCTTCTGACAGCTTGAAGGTTTCAACGGCTGAGCCGACTTCCGCTGAGCCTTCTGGTGGCTTGAAGATTTCAACAGCACAGCCCACTTCCGTCGAGCCCCTAACTTTACAATCAGTACCAGTCGAGCCAGACACTACTACATCGTCCACCACCAAGACAACCTTTCGTGATCCAGTGTCCGCTGTGGCCACTGCCAGCTCGTCACTGGCGTTTGCGAAGAACACAACCAGCATACCAGGCTGGAAAGTGAAAAATGCCTGTGGATTTCCCCTTCGGGTGCTCTACTATGTTCACACGGCTCCGAATAACTTCCACATGCGTCGGTTTTTGCGCTATAGCATTGGCAATCCGGCTGTCGCCACGTTCGTGAACTCCTCTATCGCCTTCTTCGTCGGCAAGACCACGAACACGGAATTGAGCGAGGAGCTACATGCGGAGGCGGAATGCGAAGGTGACCTGGTGCTGCTAGACCATGTAGACACCTACCGGGACCTGACATTGAAGTTCATCGGTGCCACGAAGTGGCTGGCTGCTAACGGCTGCCTCAGTTCATCGACagatgtcatcgttaaactggacgacgacgtcatcgtcaaTGCGTTTCTTCTGGCATCTTACATCAAGCGACGCATGGCCGCAACCGAAACTCGCAACCTGGAAACGATACACTGCGCCATTATGCCGCCAATATACCTCAAGCCTATGCGCAGCAAGAAATCTAAATGGTTCGTCACAGAGGAAGAGTACGACAATGACATTTACCCTCCTTTCTGCAGTGGCGCCGCCTACCTCATGAAGGCGTCCGTGCTGGCCTTGCTGGGTAAGGCAACTGGCAGTGTTCCGTTCTTTTGGGTGGATGACGTCTACGCCACAGGTCTACTGCGGATGGCGCAGAACGTGACTTTGGTGAACATCACGCACATGTACAGTATCGTGCCGTCGTACAGAACGACTTACATAAGCAACAAGACTCTGTTCTTTCATTGGGGTCAGACACCCAGACTTTTCAAGAGAGCTTACCGGCTGTGGGCTAGTGTGCTGCGTCAATATCTAAATATGTGATCATCCACAGTGGCGATGCACGAGTGACTCGTGGTAGtggtgattatgatgatgatgatgacgatgagaaGGCAAGAAAATAAAGGCGGGAAATCCATAAACCAGACGTGTTTCCAGTGTGTTGCCCTGTATAAGGTGTCCGCCTCCAGTGTTGGAGGTACTGTGTTCGATTCGCAGGGCCGCCAGCATCCCTGCGGTTTATCTCATGGGGAGGGAGGTACTCCGGCCTGACGACTGGTGTGGGGTAGAGACGTTGTTCTTTAAGAAGTGGAAAGATGATACTATCTTCTTCGGCCCTTGAGGGAGCATTGTTCAGCTCCTTGGTGTTAGTACTCATTTCTCGAGAAGATGGCTTTTCCTTTTCACTATCTTCTTTCACTACTCTCCCCCAACGACGCTGCGCCGCGCTCCCTTAAAAGGTCCCTGAAGGGATTTCCTTACATCATTATCAAATCATTCGCACGATAAATTAAGCAGCCTCATGTCGGCTCACGTCTATACTCccatcgactcacacatactttaaAACACTAGTGTTCatgcgccagctcaatatttattgatcagaggtgtgagttacgGAGAAAGGCAGGCGtggtgagcccccccccccccgcgaactctttcacaggaagttcttgatagaaatatctcgtgtgagtcatgtcTTTCAAcaaaaatgttcttactggattTCAACCCCTtataactcatatttgaaagtACGAGATTAAAAGGTACCAAATAGAGCACAAATATTCGacatattggtgttaaagagcattgacatcatGGATGGTTGGAAAtgttaattatacgctaacggactcatgagtcgactcactcagactcagttagagccgtgaatctgagtgtgagtgagcccgaatgaataatattttggtgagtttgagtacgagtgagtccggctgagaaaacttttagtgagcctgagttcgagtgagtccggttgagaaaaatattagtgagtctgagtccgagtaagctctAAGGgccaaatatatttcatgagtgagtctgagtgcgatcCACATTTTTTGCCCACCTATGGCGCCTTGTATCAAAGCAGCTACGGGCCACTGGATGTTTGCTCTTTCTTAGCACTGCTTGTCCTCATTTTCCTCTGACACTTCTCAAGCCCCCGTTATTTCGCAGACCCGTATGAAGTTTAATACGAATGGCATCGCTAAAAACGAGGAACGCGCGCATCccctagcagaggagcacgctaGCGCGAGCgtttgttggtggtttaggggtgTTACAAACgggcgcgtcaataaagcgcgcgcgcggacaCTTTCAAACGACAGCGGGATAGCACGGCGcccgcccaagaagcgcgaacaacgaaaaaaaatcacagcatatccacgtggtgaatgatgatgagtggggcgaagctccggagggaatcatcggtaaaccgtgaatcttccgtgtaacgcattgtgactagattgtctgagaaccacaatctgtcgcacacaccgcaactatggccgaaactgttgtcaagcgagtcccgctggaagcgcacgtcggcgccttcgggcagagcccgcctgatgcgttttgcagccacttcacgtgctcgcacagcctcgggctctgcctgccggtacgcgcgctttctcgccgcttcacggtccttcacattttgaagatccgattcgcgccgcagccgtgcagcttcggcctcgcgggcttgaacggcggggtcttcgcgccgcagccgtgcagcttgtcgagcagcttcggcctcgcgggctcgaacggcggggtcttctcgccgcagccgtgcagcttgtcgagcagcttcggcctcgcgggctctcacctcaggattctgtctgcgagcgcgcgctgccgccgccttccgtgccctccgttccgcagccttgtcttccgtccggcgactccgagcggaagagaaagcgcgccaagagggagcttGGCGCGCTCTtggcgtaaagccccttgattttgaaagtagcgacactctcctccgcgcgcgcgttttcctcctcaattctcctctgatttcccccctcccctggctcgccgcagccgcattagaatcactgcgcgcgcttgtttattcggccttttgaagcattaaatgagaatctatcgcttaaaaaccgtcgtgacgaaagtgggcttccgataggacATAATGACAAATATATATTTTTCAAGACGCTTTGATAAATGCAAGCGGatgcgtttcgaaaaaaaaaatgagtatatccactggcggcagagcggtttacttctccgtcgccgcttcggctgtccgtaacgcgaaGTTGTATTAAGCGCATGCAATAtatgcagcataaagtatagtcgagaatttcgttcctaattgttgtcttgatgagctcaaagaaggtagccagaagaaatgtggtggtttacttgaaTTGCTCGAAATGATTGGGCCggaagcctttttgtgccaatgccgctgtcggacacgtacgcacgaacatatatacacatgcgcgtacacacgctatacaggcacgcacgcacgcgcatacacacacgatacacatgcacatatacatgcacgcacacacgcgatacagacacgcacgaacatacacacgagcaacacgcgcgatacagacacgaacgaacgcacatacacacacacgcgcgtacacacgcgctacagacacgcacgcacatacacacacgcatatacaAGTGATAGACCCGCACGCATATACATGCATActcgatacagacacgcacgcacatacatacatacgctcgcgatacaggcacgcacgcacgcccgtacatacatgcacacgcgatacacgcacccACATACATCCACACGCGGGTACAGTCACGATagacacgcatgcacatacacacgcgcgaatatacacaagtgcacgcacgcacaggcgcacacatacacacacatacgcgcgcaaacgcacatacgcacgcgccaatacagacatgcatacacacatacgtgcgctcacgcacgcacaggcgcgaagacacatacacaagcgcacgcaaaccatggcacacacatacacaaacctacgcacacgcaggcgcgcacatgcactcgcacacacgcaaaaacacGTGCCCACACGCACCTACACAAGCAAACGTGTtgaaatatccaggatggaacgaggttcgaacatgggtcctctgcgtgggagcccagtattctagctcagagccatgccggtgcttgaaactgctttgcaaaaaaaccctatacaagcttcatgtcggcaaggaaccacattaacataagtAATTCAGTGTGATAAAAGAGTGAAATAACATCTatgcatcacacaacgcgaattctgcaaccaggcgtcacaaatgcGAATCgagcaacgagtaggttgttgaatgcttccgaccaattacaaagagctctgccataattcttcatcgtcatcagccacagcatcaacaaagtgcacgtaatgccttacaggggtttagcggataccacggttccccgcagaatgacgagaaattgcatagtggcagcttccgtacttcacaaaaattatgatgatttatagcgtagtgtgttcctcgcaagtgcacttctattggttgcccaggaagccaataaggctcccatgattcatttcctcaggtctcaataaagttaaccacttctctctctttctcacgtaaacgtatgttataaagcgtggtggaagagttaaataacgaccggacttcacacaatgcgaattacgtaactagtgggtcggttaaagcttccaacccattgcaaagggctcagccataattcttcgtcgtcatcaaccgtcgcatctacaaagtacacataatgccttacagatggtacctcgcggctccgcagaatgacgaataatatcgtggcgggtgcttcccaacttcacaaaaattatttgcgccgtagtgggtacgttgctactGTGCTTTTATTAGTAACTAcaacagagtttataacgggctctagaaatgccgctctaccagctttcgctgtgactgtgctgcgctttccgcgcaggcctggcgttttttaccgACATATGGTGGTAACAAATCAACATCAGCATCACTATAAGGCTTATGTCGGTTCACGTTTATACtcgcgtctactcacacatacttcaacgcactagcgttcatacaccacatcaatatttattgatcagaggcagaAGTGACAAGGAGGGGGGGAGGTGTCATTACCTCCCCCCCTTCCCGTAATCTTTCACGGGAAATTCTTGacaaaaatatctcatgtgagtcaccTAATTCAATAAAAACGTCCTTATTAGATTGCAACCACTGACAACCCGTATTTGAAAATAAGAGATCAAAGGCACCAATTGCATAGATTATGCAAGAAAATGGTGTAaaaaagcattgacaccatgtccgaaaaagctaattatccgctaacagactcatgagtcgactcactcagactcagatcgagccgagagtttgagtctgagtgagtccgagttcgtaatattttggtgagtgtgagtccgactgagtccagttgaggaaaattttggtgaatgcgagtccgagtgagcactaaggacaaaatatatttcgtgagtgagccCGAataagctccacattttttgctgagcTATGTTTACATGCCGCGCtgatggtgctctcgcggccgtttcattcactgAATATACAATATGCGCCCGCGGCAGTTTCAttcactggatatataccaaaataacTGCAAGACAAACATAAATGAGGGGTCCCaagatgaaaataatgacatgcatgtcatatacggcttgatttacgtgacactgtcatggtgcgcttccggccaatTTGTTAACTGGGTATATGCCAAAATatatatggcatgacatgaatgcgtgacgaacataaatgacaggtcatgcactgtatataccagaatatacgtttcattagcatcgtatataccatattgtacaGGCATGTATGCATGACAAACACGCGATAGTGAACGACATGTCATGGCACGAATGGCTTCATTTGCATCAAAGACAAAGAATGCGATGTATGTAGCTCCTtcccgactgcttcgcattacatcgattcccagctttcgctgtgactgtgctgcagtttcagcgcaggcctggcgttttttttttgtttttttttgtcgtaagggtcaaagtcaaagtcaaagtgaTCGTAAGGGTCAAAGTAAGGGTCATGGTCgcgagcgctatctcgacagacatcagtagacggctcgtatagcCTTATACGTGCTGTACAAGCACGTATAAGGCTATACGCGTTGAGACGATAGACAGCCCGAATACCACCTCgccccctggagcggccgtactccCGTGTACCAGCGTTTCGTAGTAACGCGAGATCTGATCCAAAAAAGCTGCTCtacttacttcgtataacattacgatttgttgctgtcgcactaagtgcttcgcacttgcggcgaaactgaatttttttccTACCACTTATTTTCATTTTGCCGTGTAAAAGAAATACGGAAATCaaacagattgattgattgattgattgattgattgattgattgattgattgattgattgattgattgattgattgattgattgagtgagtgagtgagtgagtgagtgagtgagtgagtgagtgagtgagtgagtgagtgagtgagtgagtgagtgagtgagtgagtgagtgagtgagtgagtgagtgagtgagtgagtgagtgagtgagtgagtgagtgagtgagtgagtgagtgagtgagtgatcaa harbors:
- the LOC119391219 gene encoding beta-1,3-galactosyltransferase 1, which translates into the protein MSTAEPTSAEPSDSLKVSTAEPTSAEPSGGLKISTAQPTSVEPLTLQSVPVEPDTTTSSTTKTTFRDPVSAVATASSSLAFAKNTTSIPGWKVKNACGFPLRVLYYVHTAPNNFHMRRFLRYSIGNPAVATFVNSSIAFFVGKTTNTELSEELHAEAECEGDLVLLDHVDTYRDLTLKFIGATKWLAANGCLSSSTDVIVKLDDDVIVNAFLLASYIKRRMAATETRNLETIHCAIMPPIYLKPMRSKKSKWFVTEEEYDNDIYPPFCSGAAYLMKASVLALLGKATGSVPFFWVDDVYATGLLRMAQNVTLVNITHMYSIVPSYRTTYISNKTLFFHWGQTPRLFKRAYRLWASVLRQYLNM